The Martelella sp. AD-3 genome includes a region encoding these proteins:
- the gor gene encoding glutathione-disulfide reductase → MSDYDFDLFVIGGGSGGVRAARLAAGLGKRVAIAEEYRFGGTCVIRGCVPKKLFVYASQFPEHFEDAAGYGWHVGERRFSWPDLIAAKDKEIGRLEGLYRKGLENAGAEILESRAEIIGPHRLRLNASGQEVTAEKILIAVGGAPNPHPEMPGSELCISSNEAFHLEELPKSIAITGGGYIAVEFANIFNGLGVETTLIYRGPEILRGFDMDMRTNLREAMEKKGIRVVCRDTILDVSQAADGRLKAETKQGHVFNVDKVMMALGRLPNTKSLGLESIGVETDAKGAIVVDDYSRTNVDYVYALGDVTDRVQLTPVAIHEAMCFIETEYKDNPTKPDHDLIATAVFSQPEIGTVGLPEDVAAERYEELEVYLAKFRPMKATLSGRDEKTVMKLIVNAADRKVVGAHILGHEAGEMAQLIGVALKGGCTKDDFDRTMAVHPTATEELVTMYTPSYRVKNGERV, encoded by the coding sequence ATGTCCGATTACGATTTTGACCTTTTTGTTATCGGCGGAGGATCGGGCGGCGTGCGCGCCGCGCGGCTTGCAGCGGGGCTTGGCAAGCGGGTGGCGATCGCCGAGGAATACCGCTTCGGCGGCACCTGCGTCATTCGCGGCTGCGTGCCGAAGAAACTCTTCGTCTACGCGTCACAGTTTCCGGAACATTTCGAGGACGCTGCGGGCTATGGCTGGCATGTGGGTGAGCGCCGTTTCTCCTGGCCGGACCTGATCGCCGCCAAGGACAAGGAGATCGGACGCCTTGAAGGGCTCTACCGCAAGGGCCTGGAAAATGCCGGCGCCGAAATCCTGGAAAGCCGCGCCGAGATCATCGGGCCGCATCGCCTGCGCCTCAACGCCTCGGGCCAGGAAGTGACGGCGGAGAAGATCCTGATCGCCGTTGGCGGCGCACCCAATCCGCACCCGGAGATGCCGGGCTCGGAGCTGTGCATTTCCTCCAACGAAGCCTTCCACCTGGAGGAGCTTCCGAAATCGATCGCGATCACCGGCGGCGGCTATATCGCTGTCGAATTCGCCAATATCTTCAACGGCCTCGGCGTCGAGACGACGCTGATCTATCGCGGTCCGGAAATCCTGCGCGGTTTCGACATGGACATGCGCACGAACTTGCGCGAGGCAATGGAGAAGAAGGGTATTCGCGTCGTCTGCCGCGACACCATTCTCGATGTGTCCCAGGCCGCCGACGGGCGTCTCAAGGCGGAGACCAAGCAGGGGCACGTGTTCAACGTCGACAAGGTGATGATGGCGCTTGGCCGGCTGCCCAACACAAAGAGCCTCGGGCTTGAGTCCATCGGCGTCGAGACAGACGCGAAGGGCGCGATCGTCGTCGATGACTATTCGCGGACCAATGTCGACTATGTCTACGCGCTCGGCGATGTGACCGACCGGGTGCAGTTGACGCCGGTCGCCATCCATGAGGCGATGTGCTTCATCGAGACCGAGTACAAGGACAACCCGACGAAACCGGACCATGACCTGATCGCCACGGCGGTGTTCTCGCAGCCCGAGATCGGCACGGTCGGTCTTCCGGAAGATGTTGCGGCCGAGCGCTATGAAGAGCTCGAAGTCTATCTGGCGAAATTCCGGCCGATGAAGGCGACGCTGTCCGGCCGCGACGAGAAGACGGTGATGAAGCTGATCGTCAACGCCGCCGATCGCAAGGTTGTCGGCGCCCATATTCTCGGTCATGAGGCCGGCGAGATGGCGCAGCTGATCGGCGTGGCGCTGAAGGGCGGCTGCACCAAGGATGATTTCGACCGCACCATGGCGGTTCATCCGACGGCGACCGAGGAACTCGTGACCATGTACACGCCCTCCTACCGGGTGAAGAACGGCGAGCGGGTCTGA
- a CDS encoding DUF2059 domain-containing protein: MRFHTKIGRSVAIAATVMGLGAFSVAAAQDVSPEHLAAAKAALNALGINSQFDEILPNQADLVQSQMTQVYPNYHSLIDEVVTDTAIALAPRRADLENEGAQIYANIFTEEELQKLADFYSSDLGQKFIQYGPIAARELSQAGDIWARGIARDLNQQAQEELNARIAEQTGSAPAAE; the protein is encoded by the coding sequence ATGAGATTTCACACCAAGATCGGCCGTTCCGTGGCCATCGCCGCCACGGTAATGGGACTTGGCGCCTTTTCCGTTGCTGCCGCGCAGGATGTGTCGCCCGAGCATCTGGCGGCAGCCAAGGCCGCCCTCAATGCGCTGGGCATCAACTCGCAGTTCGACGAGATCCTGCCGAATCAGGCAGATCTCGTGCAGTCGCAGATGACGCAGGTCTATCCGAACTATCATTCGCTGATCGATGAAGTCGTCACGGACACGGCGATCGCGCTTGCGCCGCGCCGCGCCGACCTCGAGAACGAAGGCGCGCAGATCTATGCCAATATCTTCACCGAGGAAGAATTGCAGAAGCTGGCGGATTTCTACAGCTCCGATCTCGGCCAGAAGTTCATCCAGTACGGCCCGATCGCCGCGCGCGAACTGAGCCAGGCCGGCGACATCTGGGCAAGGGGCATCGCCCGCGACCTCAATCAACAGGCCCAGGAAGAACTGAACGCGCGTATTGCTGAACAGACGGGTTCGGCTCCGGCGGCCGAGTAA
- the rpiA gene encoding ribose-5-phosphate isomerase RpiA produces the protein MDARQLKIKAAETALEYVEDGMRLGIGTGSTAREFIALLGEKVANGFNVIGVPTSEATARQCLELGIELKSLDESPELDLTIDGADEIDPSLNLIKGGGGALLREKIVASASKAMIVIADETKVVDHLGAFPLPIEVMPFGLAATRIAIEKAASRLDLSGSLDLRRSGDGPFMTDGGHYILDASFGRIPDAEALSVALNIIPGVVEHGLFIDIATLAVVASGGGVRTLKATE, from the coding sequence ATGGACGCGCGTCAATTGAAGATCAAGGCCGCCGAAACGGCGCTTGAATACGTCGAGGACGGAATGCGTCTCGGCATCGGAACCGGCAGTACCGCGCGTGAATTCATCGCGTTGCTCGGCGAGAAAGTGGCGAACGGCTTCAACGTCATCGGCGTGCCGACGTCGGAAGCAACGGCCCGCCAGTGCCTCGAACTCGGGATCGAGCTGAAGTCGCTCGACGAATCGCCCGAACTTGACCTGACCATCGACGGCGCCGACGAGATCGATCCCTCGCTGAACCTGATCAAGGGCGGCGGCGGCGCGCTGCTGCGTGAAAAGATCGTGGCCTCGGCCTCGAAGGCGATGATCGTGATCGCCGACGAGACGAAGGTGGTCGACCATCTCGGCGCCTTTCCGTTACCGATCGAGGTGATGCCCTTCGGACTTGCCGCCACGCGCATTGCAATCGAGAAGGCCGCCTCGCGCCTCGATCTTTCCGGGTCGCTCGATCTGCGCCGCTCGGGCGACGGCCCGTTCATGACCGATGGAGGGCATTACATCCTCGACGCATCATTTGGCCGCATTCCCGATGCAGAGGCTCTTTCCGTGGCGCTCAATATCATCCCGGGCGTTGTGGAGCACGGGCTGTTTATCGATATAGCGACGCTGGCCGTCGTGGCATCCGGCGGTGGCGTGCGCACACTCAAAGCAACCGAGTAG
- the gph gene encoding phosphoglycolate phosphatase (PGP is an essential enzyme in the glycolate salvage pathway in higher organisms (photorespiration in plants). Phosphoglycolate results from the oxidase activity of RubisCO in the Calvin cycle when concentrations of carbon dioxide are low relative to oxygen. This enzyme is a member of the Haloacid Dehalogenase (HAD) superfamily of aspartate-nucleophile hydrolase enzymes (PF00702).), with amino-acid sequence MSSPLVIFDLDGTLVDTAPDLIESLNHAIAPQGLPPFDISQLHQLVGKGVKVMIERAFALREAALDEETFEACFDRFTTHYRDGMPGKSRPYPGTRAALDRLKDGGFTLAVCTNKRMPLTMPLLTSLDLAGYFDVITGGDSFEYRKPDPRHVLGTIARAGMDPQNAVMIGDSSNDIDAARGADVASVAVTFGYADRPVESLGANRLISHFDELTAALLEEVLVR; translated from the coding sequence ATGTCATCTCCGCTCGTCATCTTCGATCTGGACGGAACGCTCGTCGACACCGCGCCCGACCTGATCGAGAGTCTCAACCATGCCATCGCGCCGCAAGGCCTGCCGCCCTTCGATATATCGCAATTGCACCAGCTTGTCGGCAAGGGCGTGAAGGTCATGATCGAGCGGGCCTTCGCGTTGCGCGAGGCCGCGCTTGACGAAGAGACGTTTGAGGCCTGCTTCGACCGCTTCACCACCCACTACCGCGACGGCATGCCCGGCAAAAGCCGCCCCTATCCCGGCACGCGCGCGGCGCTCGATCGGCTGAAGGACGGGGGCTTCACGCTTGCCGTCTGCACCAACAAGCGCATGCCGCTGACCATGCCGCTTCTGACCAGTCTGGACCTTGCCGGCTATTTCGATGTCATCACCGGCGGCGACAGTTTCGAATACCGCAAGCCCGATCCGCGCCATGTCCTCGGCACCATCGCGCGCGCCGGCATGGACCCGCAAAACGCGGTGATGATCGGCGACAGCTCGAACGACATCGATGCCGCCAGGGGCGCCGACGTCGCCTCGGTGGCCGTTACCTTCGGCTATGCCGACCGGCCGGTCGAAAGTCTTGGCGCGAACCGGTTGATCAGCCATTTCGACGAACTGACGGCAGCGCTCCTCGAAGAGGTTCTCGTCCGCTGA
- a CDS encoding murein L,D-transpeptidase: MRNKLLVRVSSVAVAAAVSAAFVPSSASALTLMDILRGRNKEADRAPVVEQQPQQQQQVQRTYSAPKVAPPKYYTYKADSMRFIAISEVRDPVVTGSISAEETVMPEGGETSTEVAALETETMNDAGPAETMVAIDGNDPRRYLTDARVKAVDDVATAIEGYYANGGELIWVSDKAITPRAEAALDVLAGADAWGLDASDYAVNRPDLALADDEAAREAELMRFELALSAKVLTYMQDARRGRVDPNRISEFHDLPRNPVDLEEAINALGKAENVAGLMESYNPQSDRFKELKTALKELRADHEYVEPIVFRSGVFIHPGENDEDVPKLVKAIKRKSSKAFIQDHSDVFDAYDGGTEYTPELVELVRAFQDAQGLYVDGVVGPKTIAAFDVETNDDRAEKVVAAMERLRWLPEDFGPRYVFINQPAYRVYYHDDNGENFDMRVVVGNTRNQTYFFRDEIETVEFNPYWGIPRSIVVNEYLPKLRANPSYFDQIGYEVSYNGRRVSSSSVNWASAPMVDVRQPPGERNALGQLKILFPNDHAIYMHDTPQKSYFERDVRALSHGCVRLAEPNKMAAAVLGVPESDIEANIATGQNMPVDVPEKFPVYVTYFTAWPDATGDIQYYDDVYERDMYLNRALEAESQARKASS; encoded by the coding sequence TTGCGCAACAAGCTTCTAGTTCGCGTCTCATCGGTGGCCGTCGCGGCCGCGGTCTCGGCTGCCTTCGTGCCGTCCTCCGCCAGCGCCCTGACACTGATGGATATTCTGCGCGGCCGAAACAAGGAGGCTGACCGGGCGCCGGTCGTCGAACAACAGCCGCAGCAGCAACAGCAGGTGCAGCGCACCTATTCCGCCCCGAAGGTCGCGCCCCCGAAATATTACACCTACAAGGCTGATTCGATGCGCTTCATCGCGATCAGCGAGGTTCGCGATCCGGTTGTGACCGGATCCATCTCCGCCGAAGAGACCGTGATGCCGGAAGGCGGCGAGACGTCGACGGAAGTCGCCGCGCTCGAGACGGAGACGATGAACGATGCCGGCCCGGCCGAGACCATGGTCGCGATCGACGGCAATGATCCCCGCCGTTACCTCACCGATGCCCGGGTCAAGGCCGTCGACGATGTCGCGACGGCGATCGAGGGCTATTACGCGAATGGCGGCGAGCTGATCTGGGTTTCCGACAAGGCGATCACCCCGAGGGCGGAAGCCGCGCTCGACGTCCTTGCCGGCGCCGACGCCTGGGGGCTTGACGCTTCCGACTATGCGGTCAACCGCCCGGATCTCGCGCTGGCCGATGACGAGGCCGCGCGCGAGGCCGAACTGATGCGCTTCGAACTGGCGCTTTCGGCCAAGGTGCTGACCTATATGCAGGATGCCAGGCGCGGCCGCGTCGATCCGAACCGGATTTCGGAGTTCCACGACCTTCCGCGCAATCCCGTTGACCTGGAAGAGGCGATCAATGCGCTCGGCAAGGCCGAGAACGTCGCCGGGCTGATGGAGAGCTACAACCCGCAGAGCGACCGGTTCAAGGAGCTCAAGACGGCGCTGAAGGAACTGCGCGCCGACCATGAATATGTCGAACCGATCGTGTTCCGCAGCGGCGTCTTCATCCATCCCGGCGAAAATGACGAGGATGTGCCGAAGCTGGTGAAGGCGATCAAGCGCAAGAGTTCCAAGGCCTTCATCCAGGACCATTCCGATGTGTTCGACGCCTATGACGGCGGAACCGAATACACGCCCGAACTGGTCGAACTGGTGCGCGCCTTCCAGGATGCGCAGGGCCTCTACGTCGACGGCGTCGTCGGCCCGAAGACGATCGCGGCCTTCGATGTCGAGACCAATGACGACAGGGCCGAGAAGGTGGTCGCCGCCATGGAGCGGCTGCGGTGGCTGCCGGAGGATTTCGGCCCGCGCTATGTGTTTATCAACCAGCCGGCCTACCGCGTCTATTACCACGACGACAATGGCGAGAATTTCGACATGCGCGTCGTTGTCGGCAATACGCGCAACCAGACCTATTTCTTCCGTGACGAGATCGAGACCGTCGAGTTCAATCCCTATTGGGGCATTCCCCGGTCGATCGTCGTCAATGAGTACCTGCCGAAACTGAGGGCCAATCCCTCTTATTTCGACCAGATCGGCTATGAGGTGAGCTATAACGGCCGTCGCGTGTCGTCCTCCTCGGTCAACTGGGCGTCCGCCCCGATGGTTGACGTGCGCCAGCCGCCGGGAGAGCGCAACGCTCTGGGGCAACTGAAGATCCTGTTCCCCAATGACCATGCGATCTACATGCACGACACGCCGCAGAAGAGCTATTTCGAACGTGACGTCCGCGCGCTCAGCCACGGCTGCGTGCGGCTCGCCGAGCCCAACAAGATGGCCGCCGCCGTGCTGGGCGTTCCCGAATCGGACATCGAGGCCAATATCGCGACGGGCCAGAACATGCCGGTCGACGTGCCGGAGAAATTCCCGGTCTATGTGACCTATTTCACCGCCTGGCCGGATGCGACCGGCGACATCCAGTATTATGACGACGTCTATGAACGCGACATGTATCTGAACCGCGCCCTGGAGGCGGAAAGCCAGGCGCGCAAGGCCAGCAGCTGA
- the fumC gene encoding class II fumarate hydratase → MTDTRTETDTFGPIEVAADRYWGAQAERSLGNFKIGWEKQPLSVVRALGIVKQAAARANMALGRLSPEIGNAIVNAAQEVIDGKLNDHFPLVVWQTGSGTQSNMNANEVISNRAIEMLGGEMGSKKPVHPNDHCNMSQSSNDTYPTAMHIACAEQIVHHLLPNLKHLQEALAAKEKEFKDIIKIGRTHTQDATPLTLGQEFSGYTAQVASAIARLELTLPGLYQLAQGGTAVGTGLNAPIGFAEKVAEEVAEITGLPFITAPNKFEVLAAHDAMVFAHGAINAAAMACFKIANDIRYLASGPRSGLGELALPENEPGSSIMPGKVNPTQNEAMTQVCAHIAGNQAAITFAGSQGQFELNVYNPMMAYNFLQSVQLLGDAARSFTDHCVVGIKAREENIRAGVERSLMLVTALAPKIGYDNAAKIAKTAHKNNTTLREEALATGLVTAEEYDEIVRPELMISPK, encoded by the coding sequence ATGACTGATACCCGCACCGAAACCGATACATTCGGCCCGATCGAAGTGGCGGCCGACCGCTACTGGGGCGCACAGGCTGAGCGTTCGCTCGGCAATTTCAAGATCGGCTGGGAAAAGCAGCCGCTTTCCGTCGTTCGCGCGCTCGGCATCGTCAAGCAGGCCGCCGCCAGGGCAAACATGGCCCTCGGCCGGCTTTCGCCGGAGATCGGCAACGCGATCGTCAATGCCGCACAGGAAGTCATCGACGGCAAGCTCAACGACCATTTTCCGCTGGTCGTCTGGCAGACCGGCTCGGGCACGCAGTCGAACATGAATGCCAACGAGGTGATTTCCAACCGCGCGATCGAGATGCTCGGCGGCGAGATGGGTTCGAAGAAACCGGTCCATCCCAATGACCACTGCAATATGAGCCAGTCGTCGAACGACACCTACCCGACCGCCATGCACATTGCCTGCGCCGAGCAGATCGTCCACCACCTTCTGCCGAACCTGAAGCACCTGCAGGAGGCGCTCGCCGCCAAGGAAAAGGAATTCAAGGACATCATCAAGATCGGCCGCACGCATACGCAGGATGCGACGCCGCTGACGCTCGGCCAGGAATTTTCCGGCTACACCGCCCAGGTCGCCTCCGCGATTGCCCGGCTGGAACTGACGCTTCCGGGGCTTTATCAGCTTGCCCAGGGCGGCACGGCGGTCGGCACGGGCCTCAACGCGCCGATCGGCTTTGCCGAGAAGGTGGCGGAAGAAGTCGCCGAGATCACCGGCCTGCCCTTCATCACCGCGCCGAACAAGTTCGAGGTTCTGGCCGCCCATGACGCGATGGTCTTTGCCCACGGCGCGATCAACGCCGCCGCGATGGCCTGCTTCAAGATCGCCAACGACATTCGTTATCTGGCCTCCGGCCCGCGTTCGGGCCTCGGCGAACTGGCGCTGCCGGAAAACGAGCCCGGCTCCTCGATCATGCCCGGAAAGGTCAACCCGACCCAGAACGAGGCCATGACCCAGGTCTGCGCCCATATCGCCGGCAATCAGGCGGCGATCACCTTTGCCGGCAGCCAGGGCCAGTTCGAGCTCAACGTCTACAATCCGATGATGGCCTACAACTTCCTGCAGTCGGTCCAGCTTCTGGGCGATGCCGCCCGCTCCTTCACCGACCATTGCGTCGTCGGCATCAAGGCGCGCGAGGAAAACATCAGGGCCGGCGTCGAGCGTTCGCTGATGCTGGTGACGGCGCTTGCCCCGAAGATCGGCTACGACAACGCCGCCAAGATCGCCAAGACCGCGCACAAGAATAACACGACGCTGCGCGAGGAAGCCCTCGCCACCGGTCTTGTGACGGCTGAGGAATATGACGAGATCGTTCGCCCGGAGCTGATGATCTCGCCGAAGTGA
- a CDS encoding LysE family translocator, translated as MLELLAKSMLVGLAIAAPVGPIGALCINRSLTRGFWFGVSGGLGTALADATYGALAALGFAAFSAALATISTPLALFGGAFLIFLGWREMRQTGAKAAAEPARGDLARTIATTYALTIANPATILSFVAIFAGFGLADAGGGIAPAIVVAGVFAGSLLWWVFLSGLVAVIRHRLPKEFARWVARISGGILIGFGLVAISTAFPH; from the coding sequence ATGCTCGAACTTCTCGCCAAAAGCATGCTCGTCGGCCTTGCCATTGCCGCGCCCGTCGGGCCGATCGGCGCTCTTTGCATCAACCGGTCGCTGACGCGCGGTTTCTGGTTCGGGGTGTCGGGCGGGCTCGGCACGGCGCTGGCCGACGCCACCTATGGCGCGCTTGCGGCGCTGGGCTTTGCCGCCTTCTCGGCGGCGCTGGCTACAATCTCCACGCCGCTGGCGCTGTTCGGCGGCGCTTTCCTGATCTTTCTCGGCTGGCGCGAGATGCGGCAGACCGGGGCGAAGGCGGCAGCCGAGCCGGCTCGCGGCGATCTGGCGCGCACCATTGCCACCACCTATGCGCTGACCATCGCCAACCCGGCGACGATCCTCTCCTTCGTCGCCATCTTCGCAGGCTTCGGCCTCGCCGATGCCGGCGGCGGCATTGCGCCGGCGATCGTGGTTGCCGGCGTCTTTGCCGGATCGCTTCTCTGGTGGGTGTTTCTCAGCGGCCTCGTGGCCGTCATCCGTCACAGGTTGCCGAAGGAATTCGCCCGCTGGGTGGCGCGCATTTCCGGCGGCATTCTGATCGGCTTCGGGCTGGTGGCGATCTCAACGGCCTTTCCGCACTGA
- the sufA gene encoding Fe-S cluster assembly scaffold SufA produces the protein MGFQVITLTDAAATRVNEIVANSGPDARGIRVSIKKGGCAGMEYAVDLVTAENIADKDDHVELNGATVWVDPAASLYLLGTVMDFEVTKLRTGFVFKNPNETSACGCGESVELKAADLAELAKAREAAH, from the coding sequence ATGGGCTTTCAAGTCATCACGCTGACCGATGCGGCAGCAACCCGCGTCAACGAGATCGTCGCCAATTCCGGTCCGGACGCCCGCGGCATTCGCGTCTCGATCAAGAAGGGCGGCTGCGCGGGCATGGAATATGCCGTTGACCTGGTGACAGCGGAGAATATAGCCGACAAGGACGACCATGTGGAGCTCAACGGCGCGACCGTCTGGGTCGACCCCGCCGCCTCGCTCTATCTGCTCGGCACGGTCATGGATTTCGAGGTGACCAAGCTTCGCACCGGTTTCGTGTTCAAGAACCCGAACGAGACGTCCGCCTGCGGCTGCGGCGAATCCGTGGAGCTGAAGGCCGCCGATCTCGCCGAACTCGCAAAGGCGCGTGAAGCCGCGCATTGA
- a CDS encoding SUF system Fe-S cluster assembly protein, with the protein MSVEDNAETATAETGSSIPPEELARLSDDIVSALKTVYDPEIPADIFELGLIYKIDVDDDRMVKIDMTLTAPGCPVAGEMPAWVENAVSTVEGVSGVEVEMTFDPPWTPDRMSEEAKIAVGWY; encoded by the coding sequence ATGAGTGTTGAAGACAATGCAGAGACGGCAACGGCCGAGACCGGTTCCTCCATTCCGCCCGAGGAACTGGCGCGGCTTTCCGATGATATCGTCTCGGCGCTGAAGACGGTTTACGATCCCGAGATACCGGCCGATATTTTCGAACTCGGACTGATCTACAAGATCGATGTGGACGACGACCGGATGGTGAAGATCGACATGACGCTGACGGCGCCCGGCTGCCCTGTGGCGGGCGAAATGCCGGCCTGGGTGGAAAATGCGGTGAGCACCGTCGAGGGTGTCTCCGGCGTCGAGGTGGAAATGACCTTCGACCCGCCGTGGACGCCGGACCGCATGTCCGAGGAAGCAAAGATCGCCGTCGGCTGGTATTGA
- a CDS encoding cysteine desulfurase: MDARVKNYDVEKIRQDFPILSREVYGKPLVYLDNGASAQKPQVVIDTISNAYAHEYANVHRGLHFLSNAATDAYEAAREKVRSFLNAGSVNEIVFTRNTTEAINTVAYGWAMENLGEGDEIVLSIMEHHSNIVPWHFLRERKGVKLVWAPVDDEGEFHIDEFEKCLTERTRLVAITQMSNALGTIVDVKEVTRLAHERGIPVLVDGSQGAVHLPVDVRDIGCDWYVMTGHKLYGPSGIGVLYGTFDRLSEMRPFQGGGEMISDVFEDRVTYAEPPHRFEAGTPPIVQAIGLGAALDYMQGIGRAAIAAHEADLTAYAREQLAHVNALRVIGNARQKGSIFSFAIEGVHAHDISTIIDRRGVAVRAGTHCAQPLLTRFGVTSTCRASFGLYNTRAEVDALVEALDYARTFFA; encoded by the coding sequence ATGGATGCTCGGGTGAAAAATTACGATGTCGAAAAGATAAGGCAGGATTTCCCGATCCTCTCCCGCGAGGTTTACGGAAAGCCGCTCGTCTATCTCGACAATGGCGCATCGGCGCAGAAGCCGCAGGTCGTCATTGACACGATCTCCAACGCCTATGCGCATGAATACGCCAATGTGCACCGGGGCCTGCATTTTCTCTCCAATGCGGCGACGGATGCCTATGAGGCGGCGCGCGAGAAGGTCCGCTCGTTCCTCAATGCCGGCTCGGTCAACGAGATCGTCTTTACCCGCAACACCACGGAGGCCATCAACACGGTGGCCTATGGCTGGGCGATGGAAAACCTCGGCGAGGGCGACGAGATCGTCCTCTCGATCATGGAGCATCACTCCAACATCGTGCCCTGGCACTTCCTGCGCGAGCGCAAGGGCGTCAAGCTGGTCTGGGCGCCGGTGGATGATGAAGGCGAGTTCCATATCGATGAGTTCGAGAAATGCCTGACGGAGCGCACCAGGCTCGTTGCCATCACCCAGATGTCGAACGCGCTGGGGACGATTGTCGATGTCAAGGAAGTGACCCGGCTTGCGCATGAGCGCGGCATCCCGGTGCTGGTCGACGGCTCGCAGGGCGCGGTTCATCTCCCGGTCGATGTGCGCGATATCGGCTGCGACTGGTACGTGATGACCGGCCACAAGCTTTACGGCCCTTCCGGCATCGGCGTGCTTTACGGCACGTTCGACCGCCTGTCGGAGATGCGGCCGTTTCAGGGCGGCGGCGAGATGATCTCCGATGTGTTCGAGGATCGCGTCACCTATGCCGAGCCGCCGCATCGCTTCGAGGCGGGCACGCCGCCGATCGTGCAGGCTATTGGACTGGGCGCTGCCCTTGACTATATGCAGGGCATCGGCCGTGCGGCAATTGCCGCGCACGAGGCGGATCTGACGGCCTATGCGCGCGAACAGCTTGCGCATGTGAACGCGCTGCGGGTCATCGGCAATGCGCGGCAGAAGGGCAGCATCTTTTCCTTCGCCATCGAAGGCGTGCATGCCCATGACATCTCGACGATCATCGACCGTCGCGGCGTCGCGGTGCGGGCCGGCACCCATTGCGCCCAGCCGCTTTTGACCCGCTTCGGCGTGACGTCGACCTGCCGGGCCTCGTTCGGCCTTTATAATACGCGCGCGGAGGTGGACGCCCTTGTCGAGGCGCTCGATTACGCGCGAACGTTCTTTGCCTGA